Proteins from a single region of Actinomycetota bacterium:
- a CDS encoding P27 family phage terminase small subunit yields the protein MGARGTIPMPANVRELHGNRHKPAAEGVQAVVAAPTPPADLDAEAKREWKRAVVELTRLRLLSLLDRALLVTYCEAWSVNRKMEQPKRAEWYRLNVLPLAKELGLTPNARLRMRAPEVETADAEGLD from the coding sequence ATGGGAGCGCGAGGCACCATCCCGATGCCGGCCAACGTCCGCGAGCTGCACGGCAACCGTCACAAGCCGGCGGCCGAAGGTGTGCAGGCTGTCGTTGCCGCTCCCACTCCGCCGGCGGACCTCGACGCCGAGGCGAAGCGCGAGTGGAAGCGGGCGGTGGTGGAGCTCACCCGTCTGCGTCTGCTCTCGCTTCTCGACCGGGCCCTGCTTGTCACGTATTGCGAGGCGTGGTCAGTCAACCGCAAGATGGAGCAGCCGAAGCGGGCGGAGTGGTACCGGCTGAACGTCCTCCCTCTCGCCAAGGAGCTGGGGCTGACCCCGAACGCGAGGCTCAGGATGCGAGCGCCCGAGGTGGAGACCGCCGACGCGGAAGGACTCGACTGA